One Apostichopus japonicus isolate 1M-3 chromosome 14, ASM3797524v1, whole genome shotgun sequence genomic window carries:
- the LOC139979562 gene encoding neuromedin-U receptor 2-like, with product MDSLYNFDSDCEGGGMNISDEEAKELLLYSNGMVFYTQCILPILLLLGFLDNAAFVYVVTKQSSMKTATNRYLVNLAIADIVFLLSAIGEKLWKFANSPLVDDDIPIGPVGCVVLPFLVDTAYFASLFFVTLVSAEIFFAVCYPKGKSLFQHRTWSLWLTVLAWLLSGITAGLIAPSNTGLEYLCFTWSGSELTKSLPEVLAMCGRELPWLRTLMHVVQIVPFFITLFLNAFLYVKIVIGLNRSIIRLRSHTSVKRDGDTHLRNQIARMLVVNGVIFFLLLAPFEILSLLEAVNVYLSTSHEVLTSTITRGLMYLNSVVNPIIYTAMSQRYREAFKNAFTPTPKCRLLGSLPNRGGQPSSTQTYFKMSQTTTKI from the coding sequence ATGGACTCACTCTACAATTTCGATAGCGATTGTGAAGGCGGGGGTATGAATATCTCCGACGAAGAAGCGAAAGAGCTCCTTCTATACAGTAATGGTATGGTGTTTTACACACAGTGTATTTTACCTATTTTACTGTTATTGGGATTCTTGGATAATGCTGCCTTCGTTTATGTAGTCACCAAACAATCGTCTATGAAAACGGCGACGAACCGTTATCTCGTAAACCTTGCGATCGCAGATATAGTATTTCTGCTTTCGGCGATAGGGGAAAAATTATGGAAATTTGCCAATTCGCCCCTCGTGGATGACGACATACCCATCGGACCAGTGGGCTGCGTCGTTCTGCCCTTTCTCGTGGATACCGCTTATTTCGCATCGCTGTTTTTCGTCACTCTCGTGTCTGCGGAAATCTTCTTCGCCGTCTGTTATCCTAAAGGGAAAAGCTTATTCCAACATAGGACGTGGTCTCTATGGTTAACAGTTCTGGCTTGGCTGTTGTCCGGTATCACGGCCGGTCTAATAGCGCCGTCTAATACAGGGTTGGAGTATCTCTGTTTCACGTGGTCGGGATCTGAACTGACTAAATCTTTACCAGAAGTCTTGGCTATGTGTGGTAGAGAACTACCGTGGTTGAGGACTCTGATGCACGTGGTCCAGATAGTGCCATTCTTCATAACGTTATTCCTGAATGCGTTCCTATACGTCAAGATTGTGATTGGTCTCAATCGATCGATAATTCGCCTTCGGTCACACACTTCCGTCAAACGAGACGGCGACACACACCTACGGAACCAGATCGCGAGAATGTTAGTCGTTAACGGCGTAATCTTCTTCTTACTTCTCGCACCGTTTGAGATTCTGTCTTTACTGGAAGCTGTCAATGTTTACCTTAGTACTAGTCACGAGGTCCTCACCTCGACCATAACGAGAGGGCTGATGTACCTCAATTCAGTTGTGAATCCGATCATTTATACAGCGATGAGTCAACGTTATCGGGAAGCGTTTAAAAATGCTTTTACTCCAACGCCAAAGTGCAGGCTACTTGGATCGTTGCCCAACAGGGGTGGACAACCAAGTTCTACACAGACGTATTTTAAAATGAGTCAAACAACAACGAAAATATAA